In Deltaproteobacteria bacterium PRO3, the sequence CTTGACCTGGTCCTTTTTGAGCTGGTCGAGGACCTCGAGGCCGGGCAGCGAGGGCATCTTGATGTCGAGGATGGCGAGGTCGTAGGGGGCCTCGCGGAGCTTGGTCAAGGCGACTTGGCCGTCCCCGGCGGTCTCGACTTCGAAGCCCTTCTTTTGGAAGAGCTTCTTGAGGATGGTGCGGAGGCTGAGCTCGTCTTCGGCGATGAGGATTTTTGTCGGCTTTGTTTCCATTTTGTGTCCAATCGTAGGGGCGAACCTTGCGTTCGCCCCTACAGCGCTAATTTCAAAAGTACCTTAAAGGTCGTCCCTTCCCCCGCCTTGCTCGCGACCCGCAGCTGGCTCTCGTGCTCTTTCAGGATGCGTTGGGTCATCATCAGCCCCAGGCCCGTGCCCTTGGGCTTGGTGGTGAAGAAGGGGGTGAAAAGCGATTTCAAATTTTCCTCGGAGATGCCCTCCCCGGTGTCGGCGATGGCGACCTGGGCCATCGGCGTCGGTTTTCCCTCCCCGACTTGCATGCGATAGTCGCTGATATAGCCGGTGGCCACCCGCAGCGTGCCCCCGCCCTCCATCGCCTCGAGGGCGTTTTTGATCAGGTTGAGGAAGGCCTGCTTCAGCGAGGGCTCGTGGCCCCAGACGGGGGGCAGCGAGGGGTCGAATTCCTGCTTGAGGGCGATCTTGCGCCTCTGCATGGCGGAGTGCTGGAGGATCAAGAGCTCGGAGAGGATCTGGTTGATGTTGACCGAGGTCTTCTTGAGCTTCTTCGGCTTGGCGAAGTCGAGCAGCTGGGTGATCAGCTGGTTGAGGCGGTCCACCTCCGAGACGATGATCCGGGCGTATTCCTGGTCCTCGGCGCCCTCCAGCTCCCGCTGCAGCATCTCGGCGGCGGCGCGGATCCCGCCCAGGGGGTTGCGGATCTCGTGGGCCAGGCCTGAGGCGAGGGTGCCCATCATCGCGAGCCGGTCCTGGACCCGGTTTTCCTCTTGGAAGGCCTGCTCCATGCTGAGCTCGTGGAGCCAGACCAGGGCCCCGGCGGGGGCCTCGGGGAGGCTTAGGGGGGCGATTTCGACCTGGAGGGAGACCGTGCCTTGCATCGTGACGACCTTCATCTCGTGGGCGTGCACGGTGCGCCCGGACTGCAAGACCTCTTTTAGCGGTTGCGCGAGGGCTTGGCCATCCCGAAATAAATCCAAAAAGGGTTTTCCCTTGGCGGCCTGGCTGGACAGGCCCAAGAGGCGCTCGGCGGAGGGGTTGAGATAGACCACCTGGCCCGAGGGCTCCAAGAGCAGGACCCCGGCGTGGAGGTGGTTGAAGAGGACCTCGCTGAAGGGATTTTCGAGGGATTCTCGCGTGGTCTCCATGCCGTCTCCGCTGGGGGCGCGGCGGTCTGCAATGCCGCGCCGGGTGTCTGTTTGCCTATGATTTAGGCATAATTTGGCAAGCTATCAAAAGGCAATAAGATTTTTGTGAATTTTTTAGTGGGTTTCGCCGTGGGAGGGAGGAAGGGCTTCAGCCGCGAAATTCGATCAGGGCCAGGGAGAGATTGTCACACTTGGCGCGGCGGCCGTCGGGGAGGTTGCCCAGGCGCATGCGCTGCTGGCATTCCTCGACGATCAGCTCGGCGGCCTGGGTGAGGGAGCCGGAGCAGGCGAGGTGGGCCAGCTCTTCCAGGCAGAGACGCTCGTCGAAGAAATTGTCGGTGATGCCGTCGGTGGCGAGCAGGACCCGGTCACCCGGCATCAGGGTGACGGTGGAGGTCTCGACGTCCCGGTCGGGGCGCATGCTGTCGAGGCCGATGCAGCGGTTGAGAATGTGGTTGAGCTCGAGGGCGGTGGCCTCGTCGACGAGGCCCTCGCGCAGCAATTCCTGGCCCTGGGTGTGGTCCAGGGTCTCGAAGAGGATCTCCCCGCCGTGCACGACCATCACTTTGGTGTCGCCGACGTGGGCGGTCTTGAGCAGGGTGTGGCGGATCTGGATCGCGGCGAAGGTGCAGCCCATCGGGTGCATGCCGCCCAGGCGGTGGTCGCTGCGGGAGCGCGTCAGGATGGCGTCGTTGGCCAGGACCATCGCGTTTTCCAAGTCATGGCCGCGTTCGACCGCCGCCTCGAAGAAGTCCACCGCGATGCCGCTTGCCACGTGCCCGGCGACGTGGCCGCCCATGCCGTCGGCCAGGGCCATCACTTTGTGATCGGGCATCATCAGGAAGGCGTCCTCGTTGCGTGGCTTGTAGTCGACGCCGACCTCGCTGACCGCCACCGCCGGGTGGGCGCCGAAGTTGGCCTTGGCCGCGCCCCATTGGTTGCCGCGGGCCTTCACGGCGCCGCGCACCCGCTCGGGCTCGAGCCCCTCGCATTCGGGGAGCTCGAGCAGGCGCCGCAGCAGCTCGAGGCGCTGCGTGATGTGCATGCCGTTGGAGAAATTCCCGATGGCGCGGGCCTCTTCGTTGCGCCCCATGCGGCGCAGCAGGCGGAGCCCCTCGTCGATCTCGTGCATCAAGACCTGCGAGAGGAAGAGCCTTTCCTCGGGCGGGTAGGGTTGCTGGCTGCGCGGGTCGAGCTTGAAATAGTTCAGGACGCTGGCGGGGATCTTTTCGGGAGGACGGACCGACACGGACGCGACGGCCTCGCCGCGGCGGGAACGCCTGCGCGCCTGGCCTTGCAAATAGGGGCGCCGCAGAGCGCCGCTCTTCGTGATTTGATCCAAATTTTTCGAAGCCATGATCCCCAACCGGCAAACGACAATAGAAAGATTATAGGGACTTCGCCGCGCGGACACAACCTCCAAGCGGGGTTGACGATTCGCGTCAAATGACGCATTGAATTAGCACGCCGGAATCTTTAAAATAAATTATTTTGCACTCTTTTTTTGCCGCGAAAAAAAATGTCCTATCTGATCCGACAACGCATCCAGACGCGCCTCCAGGCGGAGGAGGGCGCCTATCGCCGTCCCGGCGCCTCGCTGCGGGTGGGCCTCGCCTACCCCAACAAGTACTTTTTCGGGATGTCCAACTTGGGCTTCCAGACCCTCTACGCGGTGCTCAACCGCCTCCCCGACACCTCCTGCGAGCGTTTTTTCCTGCCGGAGGACGACCTCCTGGCGCAACACGCCTCGGGCGGCCTCTGCGGCTACGAGCTCGGCTCGGCGGCGCGAGACTTGCACCTGATTGCCTTTTCCATCTCCTACCAGAACGATTACCTGCACCTGATTCCGATGCTGCACCTGATGGGGCTGAAGGCTCGGTCCGGGGATCGGGGGGACGAGGACCCCATCGTCCTCGCGGGCGGCCCCGCGGTGACGATCAACCCCGAGCCGATCGCGGATTTCTGCGACGCGATGGTGATCGGGGAGGGCGAGGAGGTCCTCGCGGCCATCGCCGAGGTGCTGCGCGGCGGCGGTTCCAAGGCCGAGCGCCTGGCGGCCTTGGATAAGTTGGAGGGCGTTTACGTGCCCTCGCTCTTCGACAGCGGCTACGGCGGCCCGGCGCCCATGCGCAAGACGACGGCGGGCTTCGGCCTGGTCAGCGGACGGGCCAACGGCCCCGCCCAGCAGGGGCGTTACATTCGTCGCCTCGTCGTGCAGAACCCCGAGATCCCGCTCGCCCATTCGACGGTGCTCACCCCCGACACCGAGTTCGGCGAGCTTTACTTGATCGAGGTTCAGCGGGGCTGCCAGTGGGGCTGCCGTTTCTGCGCGGCGGGCTTCATGTACCGCTACCCCCGCTACGACGCCCTCGAGGGCCTCAAGCGCCGCATCGATCACGGCCTGAAATACCGGAAAAAGGTTGGCCTGATCGCCGGCGACCTGCTCGGCCATGACGCGATTCACGAGATCTTGGGATATATTGACGCGCAGGGTGGGGGCTTCAGCCCCTCCTCGGTGCGGCTCAACGCCTTTACGCCCGAAATCATCCACTATCTGCGCAAGAGCGGGAACAAGACCATCGCCATCGCCCCCGAGGCCGGGAGCGAGCGGCTGCGACGCAGTCTCAACAAGACCTTTACGGACGACGAGGTCGTCGACGCGGCCCTGCGTCTGGCCGAGGGCGGCATCCTCAACATCAAACTCTACATCATGATCGGCCTGCCCACCGAGACGGAGGAGGACATCGAGGCCCTCTGCAACCTGACGCTGAAGACCCGGGAGGCCTTGACGCGCTTCGCGAAGCGCTCGGCCCAGATGCCCGCCCTCACCTTGAGCGTCAGCCCCTTCACGCCCAAGCCCTCCACCCCCCTGCAGTTTTCTCCCTTCGCCGGCATCCCGGCCCTGAAAGAGAAGCTCCGCTTCATTCGCAAGCGCCTCGCCCAGGCGGGGCACATCCGCCTGGCCGGCGAGTCGGGCATGGACGCCTACGTCGAGACCCTGCTTTCCCGGGGCGATCGTCGGGTCGGCGAGTTTCTGCACAAGGCCCTGGTGCCCGCCGGCAAGGCCCTGGCCGTGGGCGGGGCGAGTCATCTACGCAACTCATTGTTATCTTTAGGTTTTGATTCGGAATTTTTCGTGAGTCGGGAATTCTCCCCCACCGAGGCCTTGCCCTGGGACTTCATCGACCACGGGATCAAGACCCCCTTCCTAATCCGCGAGCTCGGCAAGTTCGAGGCGGGCAAGATCACCCACTACTGCATGCCCGAGGTCTGCCGCAGCTGCGGCGTCTGTTGAGCCGCAGGAATTTTTTGAAAAACCTTGGAATTTAGAATTTTTTTCTCGCCGGGCCGTAATGACTATGGTCAAATCGCACTCCCTTGTGGTAACAAAGGAAGGTTGCGGCGCTCCATTTTTCACCCGGTTTGGGTGGGTGAAGGAAAGATATGCGGCGTTACTTGAAAACTTGGCTGCGAACG encodes:
- a CDS encoding response regulator — its product is METKPTKILIAEDELSLRTILKKLFQKKGFEVETAGDGQVALTKLREAPYDLAILDIKMPSLPGLEVLDQLKKDQVK
- a CDS encoding PAS domain-containing protein; the protein is METTRESLENPFSEVLFNHLHAGVLLLEPSGQVVYLNPSAERLLGLSSQAAKGKPFLDLFRDGQALAQPLKEVLQSGRTVHAHEMKVVTMQGTVSLQVEIAPLSLPEAPAGALVWLHELSMEQAFQEENRVQDRLAMMGTLASGLAHEIRNPLGGIRAAAEMLQRELEGAEDQEYARIIVSEVDRLNQLITQLLDFAKPKKLKKTSVNINQILSELLILQHSAMQRRKIALKQEFDPSLPPVWGHEPSLKQAFLNLIKNALEAMEGGGTLRVATGYISDYRMQVGEGKPTPMAQVAIADTGEGISEENLKSLFTPFFTTKPKGTGLGLMMTQRILKEHESQLRVASKAGEGTTFKVLLKLAL
- a CDS encoding serine/threonine-protein phosphatase, yielding MASKNLDQITKSGALRRPYLQGQARRRSRRGEAVASVSVRPPEKIPASVLNYFKLDPRSQQPYPPEERLFLSQVLMHEIDEGLRLLRRMGRNEEARAIGNFSNGMHITQRLELLRRLLELPECEGLEPERVRGAVKARGNQWGAAKANFGAHPAVAVSEVGVDYKPRNEDAFLMMPDHKVMALADGMGGHVAGHVASGIAVDFFEAAVERGHDLENAMVLANDAILTRSRSDHRLGGMHPMGCTFAAIQIRHTLLKTAHVGDTKVMVVHGGEILFETLDHTQGQELLREGLVDEATALELNHILNRCIGLDSMRPDRDVETSTVTLMPGDRVLLATDGITDNFFDERLCLEELAHLACSGSLTQAAELIVEECQQRMRLGNLPDGRRAKCDNLSLALIEFRG
- a CDS encoding radical SAM protein, giving the protein MSYLIRQRIQTRLQAEEGAYRRPGASLRVGLAYPNKYFFGMSNLGFQTLYAVLNRLPDTSCERFFLPEDDLLAQHASGGLCGYELGSAARDLHLIAFSISYQNDYLHLIPMLHLMGLKARSGDRGDEDPIVLAGGPAVTINPEPIADFCDAMVIGEGEEVLAAIAEVLRGGGSKAERLAALDKLEGVYVPSLFDSGYGGPAPMRKTTAGFGLVSGRANGPAQQGRYIRRLVVQNPEIPLAHSTVLTPDTEFGELYLIEVQRGCQWGCRFCAAGFMYRYPRYDALEGLKRRIDHGLKYRKKVGLIAGDLLGHDAIHEILGYIDAQGGGFSPSSVRLNAFTPEIIHYLRKSGNKTIAIAPEAGSERLRRSLNKTFTDDEVVDAALRLAEGGILNIKLYIMIGLPTETEEDIEALCNLTLKTREALTRFAKRSAQMPALTLSVSPFTPKPSTPLQFSPFAGIPALKEKLRFIRKRLAQAGHIRLAGESGMDAYVETLLSRGDRRVGEFLHKALVPAGKALAVGGASHLRNSLLSLGFDSEFFVSREFSPTEALPWDFIDHGIKTPFLIRELGKFEAGKITHYCMPEVCRSCGVC